The Saccharopolyspora gloriosae genome has a segment encoding these proteins:
- the purD gene encoding phosphoribosylamine--glycine ligase — MRILVIGAGGREHAIVLALSKDPSVTALACAPGNAGTAALAEPYAVNVADPASVTELATSWKADLVVFGPETPLVAGAADAVRAAGIACFGPSKEAARIEGSKAFAKDVMVAAGVPTAHSETVDNPAKLDAALARFGPTWVVKDDGLAGGKGVLVTSDFDAARAHALTLLDDGHPVLLESFLDGPEASLFCLVDGSTVVPLLPAQDFKRVGDEDAGPNTGGMGAYAPLPWAPEGFTDSVVRTVVQPVVDELAERGTPFSGLLYAGLALTSAGPQVIEFNCRFGDPETQAVLSLLHTPLAGLLNAVAHGELAAAPELEWESGAAVTVVVAAEGYPGRPRVDDVITGGDAPGVLHSGTRRRDDGAVLSAGGRVLSVVATGEDLTAARDEVYRRVAGVRLPGSHHRLDIALRASRGEITPPA, encoded by the coding sequence GTGCGAATCCTCGTGATCGGGGCAGGTGGCAGAGAGCACGCGATCGTGCTCGCGCTGTCGAAGGACCCGTCGGTGACCGCCCTGGCCTGCGCTCCCGGCAACGCGGGAACCGCCGCGCTCGCCGAGCCTTATGCGGTGAACGTCGCCGACCCCGCGTCGGTGACCGAACTCGCCACGAGCTGGAAGGCGGACCTGGTCGTGTTCGGCCCGGAGACCCCGCTGGTCGCGGGTGCCGCCGACGCCGTCCGCGCCGCCGGGATCGCCTGCTTCGGCCCGTCGAAGGAAGCCGCCAGGATCGAAGGCTCCAAGGCGTTCGCGAAGGACGTCATGGTCGCCGCGGGCGTGCCCACCGCGCACAGCGAGACGGTGGACAACCCCGCGAAGCTGGACGCGGCACTGGCCCGCTTCGGCCCCACCTGGGTGGTCAAGGACGACGGGCTCGCAGGCGGCAAGGGCGTGCTGGTCACCAGCGACTTCGACGCGGCTCGCGCACACGCGCTGACGCTGCTCGACGACGGCCACCCGGTGCTGCTGGAGTCGTTCCTGGACGGCCCGGAGGCCTCGCTGTTCTGCCTGGTCGACGGGAGCACGGTGGTGCCGCTGCTGCCCGCGCAGGACTTCAAGCGCGTCGGCGACGAGGACGCGGGACCGAACACCGGCGGCATGGGTGCTTACGCCCCGCTGCCGTGGGCGCCGGAAGGCTTCACCGACTCCGTGGTGCGCACCGTGGTGCAGCCGGTGGTCGACGAGCTGGCCGAGCGTGGCACGCCGTTCTCCGGGCTGCTGTACGCGGGCCTGGCGTTGACCTCGGCGGGACCGCAGGTCATCGAGTTCAACTGCCGGTTCGGCGACCCGGAGACGCAGGCGGTGCTGTCGCTGCTGCACACGCCGCTGGCCGGGCTGCTCAACGCCGTCGCGCACGGCGAGCTCGCCGCCGCGCCGGAACTGGAATGGGAATCGGGTGCCGCGGTGACGGTCGTGGTGGCCGCCGAGGGCTATCCGGGCCGTCCGCGAGTGGACGACGTGATCACCGGTGGCGACGCGCCCGGCGTGCTGCACTCCGGAACTCGACGCCGCGACGACGGTGCGGTGCTGTCCGCGGGCGGCCGGGTGCTGTCGGTCGTCGCGACCGGCGAGGACCTCACCGCCGCGCGGGACGAGGTGTACCGGCGCGTCGCGGGCGTGCGGCTGCCCGGTTCGCACCACCGCCTGGACATCGCGCTGCGCGCCTCCCGCGGAGAGATCACCCCGCCCGCCTGA
- a CDS encoding glycerophosphodiester phosphodiesterase: MLIRVRLAALAVSTVAALGTFAQLPATAAPSAPAEADRVEVFGHRGASGYRPEHTLASYELAARMGADYIEPDLVSTRDGVLVSRHENEISGTTDVADRPEFAGRKTTKVIDGTELTGWFTEDFTLAELKTLRAKERIPQLRPNNTIYDGRFEVPTFQEVVDLANRLSKELHREIGVAPEIKHPSHFQHIGLPMEPKVVRALDDNGLNRPNAKVVVQSFEVANLRELNRELRVRLVQLISDSGAPQDFIEAGDPRTYADLVTPEGLREIAHHADVIGPDTNVLLPVDETDHLTGPTRVTADAHAAGLQVVPYTVRAENDFLPADFRTSEVPSEFGDAFAYFNALFAQGIDGIFSDHPDIAVQSRDDHTS, translated from the coding sequence ATGTTGATCCGGGTACGCCTGGCGGCGCTCGCCGTGTCCACGGTCGCCGCGCTGGGCACCTTCGCCCAGCTCCCGGCCACCGCCGCCCCGTCCGCCCCCGCCGAGGCGGACCGCGTCGAGGTGTTCGGGCACCGCGGCGCCTCCGGCTACCGGCCGGAGCACACGCTGGCGTCCTACGAGCTGGCGGCGCGGATGGGCGCCGACTACATCGAACCCGACCTGGTCTCCACCAGGGACGGCGTGCTCGTGTCGCGGCACGAGAACGAGATCAGCGGCACCACCGACGTCGCCGATCGCCCGGAGTTCGCCGGCCGCAAAACCACCAAGGTCATCGACGGAACCGAGCTGACCGGCTGGTTCACCGAGGACTTCACGCTCGCCGAGCTCAAGACGCTGCGGGCGAAGGAGCGCATCCCGCAGCTGCGGCCGAACAACACGATCTACGACGGCCGCTTCGAAGTGCCCACGTTCCAAGAGGTCGTCGACCTCGCGAACCGCCTGTCGAAGGAGCTGCACCGCGAGATCGGCGTCGCACCGGAGATCAAGCACCCCAGCCACTTCCAGCACATCGGCCTGCCGATGGAGCCGAAGGTGGTGCGGGCGCTCGACGACAACGGGCTCAACCGCCCGAACGCGAAGGTCGTGGTGCAGTCCTTCGAGGTCGCGAACCTGCGGGAGCTGAACCGGGAGCTGCGGGTGCGGCTGGTGCAGCTGATCAGCGACAGCGGCGCTCCGCAGGACTTCATCGAGGCGGGCGATCCGCGCACCTACGCGGACCTGGTGACTCCGGAGGGCCTGCGGGAGATCGCGCACCACGCCGACGTCATCGGCCCGGATACGAATGTGCTGCTGCCGGTCGACGAGACCGATCACCTCACCGGCCCGACTCGGGTGACGGCCGACGCGCACGCCGCCGGGCTGCAGGTCGTGCCGTACACGGTGCGCGCGGAGAACGACTTCCTGCCCGCCGACTTCCGCACCTCCGAGGTCCCGTCCGAGTTCGGCGACGCCTTCGCCTACTTCAACGCCCTGTTCGCCCAGGGCATCGACGGCATCTTCAGCGACCACCCCGACATCGCGGTCCAGTCCCGCGACGACCACACGAGCTGA
- a CDS encoding LLM class flavin-dependent oxidoreductase codes for MSITVHWFLPTHGDGRSIVDRPHVTAVGAQTPREPDIDYLAQVAQAVEHLGFTGMLTPTGSWCQDAWVTTAALLGRTKRIKFLVAFRPGSLTPTLAAQMATTYQQVSGGRLLLNIVTGGESIEQRRYGDWLDHDKRYERTDEFLAAMRAIWSGEPADFDGEHYALRGATAYDVPNPQPPLYFGGSSPAALPVAARRADVHLTWGEPPAQVGERIARLRELAAAEGRTLRFGLRAHTITRDTSAEAWATAQRFLDQMDPAEVAASQAKFAVTESTAQRRMAELHGGVLHGDARKLEVHPGLWSGVGLLRGGAGTAFVGSHEEVADLMSEYHDVGVEEFVFSGYPHLEEAYWFGEGVRPVLARRGLLADQGAPAAPARLPEPSPAS; via the coding sequence ATGAGCATCACGGTGCACTGGTTCCTGCCGACCCACGGCGACGGTCGATCCATCGTGGACCGTCCGCATGTGACGGCGGTGGGTGCGCAGACTCCGCGCGAACCCGACATCGACTACCTGGCGCAGGTGGCGCAGGCCGTCGAGCACCTCGGCTTCACCGGCATGCTCACGCCGACCGGCAGCTGGTGCCAGGACGCGTGGGTGACCACCGCCGCGCTGCTGGGCCGCACCAAGCGGATCAAGTTCCTCGTCGCGTTCCGCCCCGGTTCGCTGACGCCGACGCTGGCCGCCCAGATGGCCACCACCTATCAGCAGGTTTCCGGCGGGAGGCTGCTGCTCAACATCGTCACCGGCGGTGAGTCCATCGAGCAGCGCCGCTACGGCGACTGGCTCGACCACGACAAGCGCTACGAGCGCACCGACGAGTTCCTCGCCGCGATGCGCGCCATCTGGTCCGGCGAACCCGCCGATTTCGACGGCGAGCACTACGCGCTGCGCGGCGCGACCGCCTACGACGTGCCGAATCCGCAGCCGCCGCTGTACTTCGGCGGTTCCTCGCCCGCCGCGTTGCCCGTCGCGGCGCGACGGGCCGACGTGCACCTCACCTGGGGCGAACCGCCCGCGCAGGTCGGGGAACGGATCGCGCGGCTGCGGGAACTCGCCGCGGCCGAAGGCCGCACGCTGCGATTCGGGTTGCGGGCGCACACCATCACCCGCGACACCTCCGCCGAGGCGTGGGCGACGGCGCAGCGCTTCCTGGACCAGATGGATCCGGCGGAAGTGGCGGCCTCGCAGGCGAAGTTCGCCGTCACCGAGTCCACCGCGCAGCGCCGGATGGCGGAACTGCACGGCGGAGTCCTGCACGGTGACGCCCGCAAGCTCGAAGTGCACCCTGGCCTGTGGTCCGGCGTCGGCCTGCTGCGCGGCGGCGCGGGCACCGCGTTCGTCGGCAGCCACGAGGAGGTCGCCGACCTCATGTCCGAATACCACGACGTGGGCGTCGAGGAGTTCGTGTTCTCCGGCTACCCGCACCTGGAGGAGGCGTACTGGTTCGGTGAGGGCGTCCGCCCGGTCCTGGCCCGCCGCGGCCTCCTCGCCGACCAGGGAGCGCCCGCCGCCCCGGCCCGTCTCCCGGAGCCCAGCCCGGCGTCCTGA
- a CDS encoding ABC transporter substrate-binding protein: MVHVHVRPTAAGSGLGRRHRHRRRRQHASAVRGRREAQREGRRLVEGQRDQRRADRAEGFPAASRGGPAGKKVAVARGSSAHGQILLSLRKVGLTPDDVELVILQPADALGAFNGGEVDAWAIWDPYFAQVQLETGAEVLTDGTGVSNGLDFQVAGDAALADAAKNTALADYVVRVAKAQIFSDTHRPERAQAWAEDTGLPIEVTRRATDAGPNLPIPLDDSVIRSSQELADAFVQAKEIPRQFEFAEYVDTRFEQRLAEVR; encoded by the coding sequence GTGGTCCACGTTCACGTCCGGCCCACCGCTGCTGGAAGCGGCCTCGGCAGGCGCCATCGACATCGGCGGCGTCGGCAACACGCCTCCGCTGTTCGCGGCCGCCGCGAAGCGCAACGTGAAGGTCGTCGCCTCGTCGAAGGGCAACGTGACCAGCGACGCGCTGATCGTGCCGAAGGGTTCCCCGCTGCGTCGCGTGGAGGACCTGCGGGCAAGAAGGTCGCCGTCGCGCGCGGCAGCTCCGCGCACGGGCAGATCCTGCTGAGCCTCCGCAAGGTCGGGCTCACCCCGGACGACGTGGAACTGGTGATCCTCCAGCCCGCCGACGCGCTGGGCGCGTTCAACGGCGGCGAAGTGGACGCCTGGGCGATCTGGGACCCGTACTTCGCCCAGGTGCAGCTGGAGACCGGTGCGGAGGTGCTCACGGACGGGACCGGGGTCTCCAACGGGCTCGACTTCCAAGTCGCCGGCGATGCGGCGCTGGCCGACGCGGCGAAGAACACCGCGCTCGCCGACTACGTGGTGCGGGTGGCGAAGGCGCAGATCTTCTCCGACACGCACCGGCCGGAGCGGGCGCAGGCGTGGGCCGAGGACACCGGCCTGCCCATCGAGGTGACCCGCCGCGCCACCGACGCCGGGCCGAACCTGCCGATCCCGCTGGACGATTCGGTGATCCGCTCCTCGCAGGAGCTGGCGGACGCGTTCGTGCAGGCCAAGGAGATCCCGCGGCAGTTCGAGTTCGCCGAGTACGTCGACACCCGATTCGAGCAGCGGCTCGCCGAGGTCCGATGA
- a CDS encoding putative leader peptide, whose amino-acid sequence MTARTVLTGRLHVDLRRQASAICRIR is encoded by the coding sequence ATGACCGCGCGCACCGTGCTCACCGGGCGTCTGCACGTCGATCTTCGGCGGCAGGCCAGCGCGATCTGTCGTATTCGCTGA
- a CDS encoding HNH endonuclease family protein, protein MTPKRTLRAALTALPLAGALSLGLALPAGAEPPGIPDGATAQTQLDELQVAPEGSSDGYDREKFPHWSEGSDGCNTREAVLKRDGENVEVGSDCYPTSGTWNSPYDGGSWTKPSDVDIDHVVPLAAAWRSGAAEWTNEQREAFANDLEGPQLIAVTDNVNQEKSDQTPDQWMPPEAGYHCTYASMWVGSKHKYELTVTEAEKTALKDALGTC, encoded by the coding sequence ATGACGCCGAAACGTACGCTTCGCGCAGCCCTGACCGCTCTTCCCCTGGCCGGCGCCCTGTCGCTGGGCCTGGCCCTGCCCGCCGGTGCCGAGCCGCCCGGCATCCCCGACGGAGCCACCGCGCAGACCCAGCTCGACGAGCTCCAGGTCGCGCCCGAAGGTTCCTCCGACGGCTACGACCGCGAGAAGTTCCCGCACTGGAGCGAAGGTTCCGACGGGTGCAACACGCGCGAGGCCGTGCTCAAGCGCGACGGGGAGAACGTCGAGGTCGGCTCCGACTGCTACCCGACTTCGGGCACCTGGAACAGCCCGTACGACGGCGGCTCCTGGACCAAGCCGTCCGATGTGGACATCGATCACGTGGTGCCGCTGGCCGCCGCCTGGCGGTCCGGTGCTGCGGAGTGGACCAACGAACAGCGCGAGGCGTTCGCCAACGACCTCGAAGGCCCGCAGCTCATCGCCGTCACGGACAACGTGAACCAGGAGAAGAGCGATCAGACCCCGGACCAGTGGATGCCGCCGGAAGCCGGTTACCACTGCACCTACGCGTCGATGTGGGTCGGCTCGAAGCACAAGTACGAACTGACCGTCACCGAAGCGGAGAAGACGGCTCTCAAGGACGCCCTCGGCACTTGCTGA
- a CDS encoding adenylosuccinate synthase, translating into MPAIVLIGAQWGDEGKGKATDLLGEQAQWVVRYQGGNNAGHTVVLPDGQDFALHLIPSGILTPGVTNVIGNGVVVDPGVLLDELAGLEERGVDTSRLLLSADAHMIMPYHVAIDRVTERYLGKKQIGTTGRGIGPAYQDKVARVGVRVQDLLDEKILRQKVEAALEFKNQLLVKVYNRRALDADEVVDTVLEQSERFAGRIADTKLLVNQALERGETVLLEGSQGTLLDVDHGTYPFVTSSNPTSGGACAGSGIGPTRINAVIGILKSYTTRVGAGPFPTELTDDAGENLRKQGGEFGVTTGRSRRTGWFDAVIARYATRVNGITDYFLTKLDVLSGLETIPVCVAYDVDGQRVTEMPMTQTGVHHAVPVYEEVPGWFEDLSGARSFEDLPTNAQNYVLRLEELAGARISAIGVGPGRDQTIVRHTMA; encoded by the coding sequence ATGCCGGCGATCGTGCTGATCGGAGCCCAGTGGGGCGACGAGGGCAAGGGCAAGGCGACCGACCTGCTCGGTGAGCAGGCGCAGTGGGTCGTGCGCTACCAGGGCGGCAACAACGCGGGTCACACCGTGGTGCTGCCCGACGGGCAGGACTTCGCGCTGCACCTCATCCCGTCGGGGATCCTCACACCCGGGGTGACGAACGTGATCGGCAACGGTGTCGTCGTCGATCCGGGTGTGCTGCTCGACGAGCTGGCCGGGCTGGAAGAGCGCGGAGTGGACACCTCGCGGCTGCTGCTCTCCGCCGACGCGCACATGATCATGCCGTACCACGTGGCGATCGACCGGGTGACCGAGCGCTACCTGGGCAAGAAGCAGATCGGCACCACCGGCCGCGGCATCGGCCCCGCCTACCAGGACAAGGTCGCCCGCGTCGGCGTCCGCGTCCAGGACCTGCTGGACGAGAAGATCCTGCGGCAGAAGGTCGAGGCCGCGCTGGAGTTCAAGAACCAGCTGCTGGTCAAGGTCTACAACCGCCGCGCGCTGGACGCCGACGAGGTCGTGGACACCGTGCTGGAGCAGTCCGAGCGCTTCGCCGGACGCATCGCCGACACGAAACTGCTGGTCAACCAGGCACTGGAGCGCGGTGAGACGGTGCTGCTGGAAGGTTCGCAGGGCACGCTGCTCGACGTGGACCACGGCACCTACCCGTTCGTGACCTCCTCGAACCCCACCTCCGGCGGGGCGTGCGCGGGCTCCGGCATCGGGCCGACCCGGATCAACGCCGTCATCGGCATCCTGAAGTCGTACACCACCCGCGTCGGTGCAGGCCCGTTCCCGACGGAGCTCACCGACGACGCAGGCGAGAACCTGCGCAAGCAGGGCGGCGAGTTCGGCGTCACCACCGGGCGTTCGCGGCGCACCGGCTGGTTCGACGCGGTGATCGCGCGTTACGCGACGCGGGTCAACGGCATCACCGACTACTTCCTGACGAAGCTCGACGTGCTCTCCGGCTTGGAGACCATCCCGGTGTGCGTGGCCTACGACGTCGACGGGCAGCGCGTCACCGAGATGCCGATGACGCAGACCGGCGTGCACCACGCCGTGCCGGTGTACGAGGAGGTGCCCGGCTGGTTCGAGGACCTCAGCGGGGCGCGCTCCTTCGAAGACCTGCCGACCAACGCGCAGAACTACGTGCTGCGCCTGGAGGAGCTGGCGGGCGCCCGCATCTCCGCGATCGGCGTCGGCCCCGGCCGCGACCAGACAATCGTCCGCCACACCATGGCTTGA
- a CDS encoding aromatic acid exporter family protein: MQRVRQELSRRLRRLFRSGIPIVQCAVAAGLAWAVAKHLVGHPAPFFAPIAAVVSLGVSLGQRMRRSLELVVGVSIGIGVGDVLISLIGTGPWQIALVVALAMSTAVLADSGAIIVLQAASSSVLVATLLPPATAGGWTRMIDAAVGGLVGFVVAALLPANPLAVAHRNGRLVLGALTDGLRGVAWAVSRRDVDLASDTLASTRKSQKLVDEFRTALEAGGEIAKFAPIRWRRRGDLERYESAATPIDRALRNTRVLARRAMAALRDDEPVPRPLPGLLEELAGSVVLLRDELASGTEPLQARETARSVARRSSVELLGEGDFSMQVVVLQVRSIAVDLLQATGLTRTEAIATLPPLHPRREGDHS, from the coding sequence GTGCAACGGGTGCGGCAGGAGTTGAGTCGGCGGTTGCGGCGGTTGTTCCGGTCGGGGATTCCGATCGTGCAGTGCGCCGTGGCCGCCGGGCTGGCATGGGCCGTGGCGAAGCACCTGGTGGGGCACCCGGCCCCGTTCTTCGCGCCGATCGCCGCGGTGGTGTCGCTGGGCGTGTCGCTGGGCCAGCGGATGCGGCGCTCCCTGGAGCTGGTCGTGGGCGTCAGCATCGGGATCGGCGTCGGCGATGTGCTGATCTCGCTGATCGGTACCGGTCCGTGGCAGATCGCGCTGGTCGTCGCGCTCGCCATGAGCACGGCGGTGCTCGCCGACAGCGGCGCGATCATCGTGTTGCAGGCGGCGTCCTCATCGGTGCTGGTGGCGACGTTGCTGCCGCCCGCGACGGCCGGCGGCTGGACGCGGATGATCGACGCCGCCGTCGGCGGCCTGGTCGGGTTCGTGGTCGCCGCGCTGCTGCCCGCGAACCCGCTGGCCGTGGCGCACCGCAACGGCCGGTTGGTGCTCGGCGCGCTCACCGACGGGCTGCGCGGAGTCGCGTGGGCGGTGTCCCGCCGGGACGTCGACCTCGCCTCCGACACGCTGGCCTCGACGCGCAAGAGCCAGAAGCTCGTCGACGAGTTCCGCACGGCGTTGGAGGCGGGCGGCGAGATCGCCAAGTTCGCCCCGATCCGCTGGCGGCGCCGCGGTGACCTGGAGCGCTACGAGTCGGCGGCCACTCCGATCGACCGGGCGTTGCGCAACACCCGAGTGCTGGCGCGGCGTGCGATGGCCGCGCTGCGCGACGACGAACCGGTACCGCGTCCGCTGCCGGGGCTGCTGGAGGAGCTCGCCGGTTCGGTGGTGTTGCTGCGCGATGAGTTGGCCAGCGGCACCGAGCCGTTGCAGGCGCGGGAGACGGCGCGGTCGGTGGCTCGGCGTTCCTCGGTGGAGCTGCTCGGGGAGGGTGACTTCTCGATGCAGGTCGTGGTTCTGCAGGTCCGCTCCATCGCGGTGGACCTGCTCCAAGCAACCGGCCTCACCCGAACCGAGGCGATCGCCACTCTCCCCCCGCTGCACCCCCGCCGCGAAGGCGACCACAGCTGA
- a CDS encoding DUF3151 domain-containing protein, which translates to MTNLLEPPETLLPENTTAQAALDAGTDPAKVAAEFPAFSAAWAQLGEAALEREEFIAAYAYARTGYHRGLDALRKSGWKGFGPVPWRHRPNQGVLRAVAVLAKAAGAIGETEEFDRCRQLLLDSDPASVEATGVA; encoded by the coding sequence ATGACGAACCTGCTGGAGCCACCGGAAACGCTGCTGCCGGAGAACACGACCGCGCAGGCCGCACTCGATGCCGGCACCGACCCGGCGAAGGTCGCCGCGGAGTTCCCCGCGTTCAGCGCGGCCTGGGCGCAGCTCGGCGAGGCCGCGCTGGAGCGCGAAGAGTTCATCGCCGCCTACGCCTACGCGCGGACCGGCTACCACCGCGGCCTGGACGCGCTGCGCAAGTCCGGTTGGAAGGGCTTCGGCCCGGTGCCGTGGCGGCACCGCCCCAACCAGGGCGTGCTGCGTGCCGTCGCGGTGCTGGCGAAGGCCGCGGGCGCGATCGGCGAGACCGAGGAGTTCGACCGCTGCCGCCAGCTCCTGCTCGACAGCGACCCCGCATCGGTGGAAGCCACCGGAGTGGCGTGA
- the fbaA gene encoding class II fructose-bisphosphate aldolase: MPIATPEVYAEMLDQAKSSEFAYPAINVTSSETLNAALRGFAEAESDGIIQVSTGGAEFASGTKVKDMVTGATALAEYAHVVAAKYPVNIALHTDHCPKDKLDGFVRPLIQISQERVDRGENPLFQSHMWDGSAIELHENLQIASELLDTAAKAKIILELEVGVVGGEEDGVANDINEKLYTAAGDYEHTVDALGAGEKGRYLLAATFGNVHGVYKPGNVKLRPEILKQGQDVAAQKLGLPAGSKPFDLVFHGGSGSLLEEIHEALSYGVVKMNIDTDTQYAFTRPIAEHMFKNYDGVLKIDGEVGNKKVYDPRSYLKAAEQAMAARVAHGCETLKSAGRMLAG, encoded by the coding sequence ATGCCCATCGCTACCCCCGAGGTCTACGCGGAGATGCTGGACCAGGCGAAGTCAAGTGAGTTCGCCTATCCGGCCATCAACGTGACCTCGTCGGAGACGCTCAACGCGGCGCTGCGTGGCTTCGCCGAGGCCGAGAGCGACGGCATCATCCAGGTCTCGACCGGTGGCGCCGAGTTCGCCTCCGGTACGAAGGTCAAGGACATGGTCACCGGGGCCACCGCGCTCGCCGAATACGCGCACGTCGTGGCCGCCAAGTACCCGGTGAACATCGCACTGCACACCGACCACTGCCCCAAGGACAAGCTGGACGGCTTCGTCCGGCCGCTGATCCAGATCAGCCAGGAGCGCGTGGACCGCGGCGAGAACCCGCTGTTCCAGTCGCACATGTGGGACGGCTCGGCCATCGAGCTGCACGAGAACCTGCAGATCGCCTCCGAGCTGCTCGACACCGCCGCCAAGGCGAAGATCATCCTGGAGCTGGAGGTCGGCGTCGTCGGCGGCGAAGAGGACGGCGTCGCCAACGACATCAACGAGAAGCTCTACACCGCCGCCGGGGACTACGAGCACACCGTGGACGCGCTCGGCGCCGGGGAGAAGGGCCGCTACCTGCTGGCCGCGACCTTCGGCAACGTGCACGGCGTGTACAAGCCCGGCAACGTCAAGCTGCGCCCCGAGATCCTCAAGCAGGGCCAGGACGTCGCCGCCCAGAAGCTGGGCCTGCCCGCCGGGTCCAAGCCGTTCGACCTGGTCTTCCACGGTGGTTCCGGTTCGCTGCTGGAGGAGATCCACGAAGCGCTCTCCTACGGCGTGGTGAAGATGAACATCGACACCGACACCCAGTACGCCTTCACCCGGCCCATCGCCGAGCACATGTTCAAGAACTACGACGGCGTGCTCAAGATCGACGGCGAGGTCGGCAACAAGAAGGTCTACGACCCGCGCAGCTACCTGAAGGCGGCGGAGCAGGCCATGGCCGCTCGCGTCGCCCACGGCTGCGAAACGCTGAAGTCCGCGGGCCGCATGTTGGCCGGCTGA
- a CDS encoding YciI family protein: MAKFVVEMVYGDDEERRLAVRPDHRVYAKSLAQRGVLLAGGPYEDGKGAQLVYEAADAAAVQRLIDEDPYLTEGVIASTTVREWNAITGSWIS; the protein is encoded by the coding sequence ATGGCGAAGTTCGTGGTCGAAATGGTCTACGGCGACGATGAGGAGCGCCGGTTGGCCGTACGTCCCGACCACCGCGTCTACGCCAAGTCGCTCGCGCAGCGGGGAGTCCTGCTCGCCGGCGGTCCCTACGAGGACGGCAAGGGCGCGCAACTCGTGTACGAGGCGGCGGACGCGGCGGCGGTGCAGCGGCTGATCGACGAGGACCCGTACCTGACGGAAGGCGTGATCGCCTCGACCACCGTCCGTGAGTGGAACGCGATCACCGGCTCGTGGATTTCATGA
- a CDS encoding SigE family RNA polymerase sigma factor yields MFGDSSSGVERSVEQTLGHLRAIDTASTATDQPLTLEDLYRQQRMRMVRLAILLVDEPATAEDVVQEAFTGLYRNWSGLRDAKAAIGYLRTAVVNGSRSVLRRRKTAREYQPPHQADARSAESLAMLTAEHQAVVAALGELPPRQREVLVLRYYGNLTEAEISEATGVSKGTVKSTASRGLEALQKVMRSH; encoded by the coding sequence ATGTTCGGGGATTCCTCATCGGGGGTCGAACGCAGCGTCGAGCAGACTCTGGGTCACCTCCGCGCGATCGACACCGCATCCACCGCCACCGACCAACCGCTCACCCTCGAAGATCTATACCGACAGCAGCGGATGCGCATGGTCCGGCTGGCGATCCTGCTGGTCGACGAGCCGGCCACCGCCGAAGACGTGGTGCAGGAGGCGTTCACCGGGCTTTACCGCAACTGGTCCGGCCTGCGCGATGCGAAAGCCGCCATCGGCTACCTGCGCACCGCCGTGGTCAACGGCAGCCGCTCGGTGCTGCGACGTCGCAAAACGGCCCGCGAGTACCAGCCGCCGCACCAGGCCGACGCACGCTCAGCTGAGTCGCTGGCGATGCTCACCGCGGAGCACCAGGCGGTGGTGGCGGCGCTGGGCGAGCTGCCGCCGCGACAGCGCGAGGTGCTGGTGCTGCGCTACTACGGCAACCTCACCGAAGCGGAGATCTCCGAGGCCACCGGCGTCTCGAAGGGGACCGTGAAGTCCACCGCGAGCCGCGGCCTGGAAGCACTGCAGAAGGTCATGCGCTCGCACTGA